The following is a genomic window from Bos taurus isolate L1 Dominette 01449 registration number 42190680 breed Hereford chromosome 11, ARS-UCD2.0, whole genome shotgun sequence.
GCCCAGTCTCGTCCCTGAGCCGCCCGCCCCGCCCAGCCGCCCGCCGGCACTCACCGCGTTGTGCACGCCCAGCCCAGCTCCGtagagcagcagcagcttcatggCTCTGTAGCGCCCGTGCCGCACCGCCTCGTGCAGAGCCGTGTCACCTTCCTGTCGAGAGGGATGGGGTGTCATCCTCCGCAGCCCCGCTCCCCGGGAGGGGCAGGCAGGTCAGCAGGCGCCACGCATGGCTGAGCTAGGGCTCCCTCAGTCCCCGGCCGCGGGGGTGAGCATCCCCAGCCTCTGGTGACCAGACGCTGACCTTGTCCTGCGCGTCGATGCGGGCCCCACAGGCGATGAGGTGATCCAGGCAGTCGCAGTGTCCCGTGCGCACGGCCACGTGCAGGGGTGTGCTCCAGATCTGAGGGAGCAGCGAGGGGCGGCAATGTCATCACAGGCTGGCACGGCTGTGTCCCGACCCCAAAGAGCATCGGGCTTCCCCCGGCCTGTGCCCTCACCTTGTCTCGGGCGTTGACCTGGGCGCCCCAGTTTAGCAGCTGTTTGAGGATGTCCAGGTGCCCTCTGCGGCAGGCCCAGAACACTGGGGTCCTGTCCAGCTGCAAACAGAAGCACCCAACTCACCCTGATGTTGGGGGAAGCCAGTGGGAGGCTTGCCGTGGGGGTGGCCCTTCCTGAGTCTCACCAAGTCCCGAGTGTCCACGGCCGCACCTGCCTCCAGCAGCTTGTTCACAAGCTCACAGTGACCCTTCAGACAGGCCCAGTGCAAGGCCGTGCGGTGCAGCTGGGGAGAGTGTGGGAGGTCAGGTGCAGGAAGCTTGGCCACCCTTGGCGGTCCCACTCCCTCCCCACTCAGGAGGCACCATGGGACTTGAGCCCCATGGAGCAAAAGCCCTGTGGTTTCCGAGGCATTCACCATGCCTGCACCACCCTCGATACCTTGTCATGGGCATTGGGGTCCCCTCCGTCTGCCAGGTACTTGTCAATCAAGGCCTCCTGGTTCTCAGCAGCTGCCTTCAGGAACACCTCCAGGCCCACGGGTTCCAGCTGGGCCTGTGGCTGCGGCTGAGTAAATtccaagtgttagtcgctcagttatgtctgactcattgtgaccccgtggactacagccgtcaggctcttctgtccttgggttttctgcaggcaagaatactggagtgggttgtcatttcctactccaagggatcttcctgaccaagggattgaaccctggtctcctgcattgcaggcagattctttaccatctgagccaccaggaaagccagttAAGTTCAAGGACAAGGCCCACTCACTCGAGAGGCTGTTGGGATGCACGGCCTCACCAGCCTAACCAGAGAGCCGGCTGAGGACCAGCGCACTATCAGCTTATACaaacaacagattaaaaaaacctgcccccagggacttctctggtggtccaatggttgagaatctcccttgcaatgcaggggacaagggttccacccctgatgagggaactaagatcccatatgccacggagcagctaaacCCACACATCAAAACTACAGAGCGTGTGCACTTTGGAGTCCGAAAGCCACAACTAGGGAGTCCATGCGCTGCAACCAAAGATCCAGAATGAGGCAATTGAGACCCCACACAGCCAATTACGTAAAtaagtataaactttaaaaacacaaTCCTGCCCTCAGAAGACTGACTGAACAGGTATGGGGTGGGGTTATGGATTGAGCTGTGTCTCCTCCAAGCTCATAGGTTAAGGTCCTAACCCCAGCACTCTGAGcatgaccttacttggaaatgGGGTCACTGTAGCTGTAATTGTttaagatgaggtcatcctgGAGTAGGTGGGCCCTGTTCCAATATGACAAGTCCTTACTGAAAGGGGACATTTGGATACAGGCATGCACACATGGAATGCCTTGTGGACTGTGTGAGCTCAGAGCAGAGACTGGAGCAACgcatccacaagccaaggaaatGACAGCAGATTACCACCAACCCCTACGCCGGGGAGAGGCATGGGCAGATCCACCCCCCAGAGCCTCGGGATGAACCAGCCCTGATCAGAGATGAACCCTTGATCTCGGACTGCCAGCCTCTGAGCAGACCGTACATACACAGCTGCTGTCTAAGCCCCCAGCTTGTGGTACTTTGTTCTGCCAGCAGCCGAGGCAGACTGACACCGGTGGCAAAGGGGTCTccaggtgggggctgggcagcTCCTCCCCAGGTCTTTCATGGGGACAGGAGGCTCCAGCTCATGAACTCCAGCCCGGGTGTGGCACCCTCGCTCACCTTGACCTCAGGCTGGGGTGCCTTGGGGGGGACCCTGCGTTTCAGTCGCTTTTCTTTCCGTCTTTGAACCAACTTTTCCAAATCAGCCAGGTTCTCCAAGTTAGTTCTGGAACTGTTAAATCTTTCAAGCTGTGGCAGAAACAGGACCATGCCAGCCGTCAGCCGCTGGAGCCCTGGGGCATCTCTTGGTTGGTCTCACCCTCGTCTTTAGGCAGCAGGAGTGCCCACCCAGGCCATCAGCCCCTGAGCCCCGCCGCTCAGCCTGCCCGCACCCAGCCCCCCGGGCCGCCACCTCTGGCCACTcactctcctcctcttctcctcgtCCAGTTTCTGCCTCTCCCGGGCCTCGGCCTCCTGGGGCCCCAGCCTCCAGCTGCGAAGGCCCCCTCCAGGATCAGGAACTCCATGTCCACATTCCAATTTCGTCCTTTCAACTCTCTCTCCACTTACCTGTAGGAACAGATGAGGACAAAGACTCAGGAAAATTAGGAGGAGCCctaaggcaatggctacccactccagtcttcttgcctgaagaattccatgcacaggggagcctggtgggctgcagcccatggggtcgcaaagtcagacacgactaagtgacaaAACTTAGCAAACACAATTGTGCTAGACGGGGTCCTGCCAGGAGCTGACATGCAAGATCAATGAGCCTACCTGGACCTGTGCAGAGTGCCGTGGCGGTCCACCCGCTCCTTGTTGGCTCTCACCACCTACAGCATCGTCTGAGACCCAGGAGGGCAGCTGGCTGCTGCCCACTCTGTCCTGTCAGCAGAACCCAGCAGCAGGCGCCTGACACCGCATCTATTTATACTGCTGGGCCGCATCCAGGTGAGCTCAGGGCCTCCCTCGTGGGTGGCTGTCCTTAACATTCCTACCAGATCACGCCACACTGCCACCTGACcccaggtgggggcagggggtaggGGGACTGCGGAGATGCTCCTGGGTAAAATGCGAAATCCCCACATTCACTGGCTCTTTGGGAAGCTAGCTCTTTCCTCCCGGTGCCGAAGATGAAATGAGTTACTGGGGCTGCGCTTAGGGTGGAGCCCATTGTACAGCGAACCATTTTCTCcctcccctggcccctgcccccagGATTCAGAAGCCGGCGGCACCCAGGAGGAAGCAAattgaggagagagaagaggctggGACGATAGGATGGCAGAGGTCATGGCTTCCAGCCACATGGAACTATTCAATTGCCTTCTAAAGTGAACTCAGGCAATCAGACAGTTCCTGGGCCCTGCAACCCGCCTCCCAGCACAGGCTGAACTGGCTggcagtggggctgggggcaCAAAGTGACCCCTGCGGCCTCCATGCCTGGCCTCCTGCAACAGACAGCCTGAAGCGTCACCGGCGtccctgcttctctctctgcCCAGGGAACGCAAGCaccttctcctcttccccaggCAAGGCGGTCAGACCCTCCAGACCGTTTCCCCAGCAACGACCAGCAACACAACCGAGCTCAGCCAGCACCTGGGCCATACTCGTGTCTCCCGGGGTAACATGCCACTTCCCAATCCTCTTCTGCCATCATAGTCAAGGGCAGAACCCACTGAACTCAAGGAATTTCTTGTTGACCATTGCCTGGCCccttcctgtctcctccctctctcGCTCCCTAGCCCCTCCAGTGAGACCTGGGCAGACCGACCAGAACGGAACCACATGTTTCTACTCCTCAAACCTCCAGAGGCTGCACGAAGCAGCTGCCCAACACCCTCGTTCTGCTGAGACAGTCCCGGGGTGCCCAAACcactgcccagcccctgccccaagTCCTCACCAACTGCTGGATGCTGAAGTTCATGGTCCCCCCACTCTTCAGGCCCTCAGTGAGAGGAGCCGAGCAGCTCAACCCTTTTATAGTAGAGCCAgccggggggcagggggagggcaaGGCAGAGGCCTGGGCCCAGGCCAGATAACTCTGTGGCTCTGTAACTCTCACCAAAATACTGCCTCGGGCACTTAGCCTGTGCAGGCAGGAGAAAGAGCTGTTCTCAGCTGAGTCAGCTGCATCCTCAGACACCCCCATCCTGCACCTACTCAGAGGTGCTTCAACCAATCAACACACATCCTGGACGCGGGGCCACCAGCCCAGGTTCAAGGGGAAATATCTCCCATTCTCCCGAGTGTGGGCTTCTCaggcagcgctagtggtaaagaatctgcctgccaatgcagaagatgctggtttgaaccctgggtcaggaagatcccttggaggagggcatggcaacctactccagttttcttggcctggagaatcccaaggacagaggagcctggcaggctacggcccatggggttgcagagtcggacacaactgaagcgacttagcacacatacatgctCCCAAGTGTAGACACCATGGAGAAAAAGAAGTGTGAGCCTCCGTGTTGCTGTGGAGGGAGACCCTGGGAGACGGCGCAACTACCCTGGCAATAGGAGGCCAGAATCCTGAAGTGGACCTCCAAGGGAGAGACCGAAGAGGCTGATTTCTGCCTCAGGAAGCTCCCTGGCTCCTACAGGAAGAAACCAAGTGACTTCCCACCTCTCGGCCAGTTTCCAGCCTGAAACCTGGCTGCTCCCACTGGTTTCCTTCCCCAGGCAACCCCCTGCCCCCTCACCACTCCAATGGTCAAGGTCAACGTCCTAAGCTAGGCCACCTCAGGAGCCAAGCCCAGTCTGTCACTGGCACCTCACGCCTCTGGAAGAGACTTCCATGGCTCACATGCAGGTCCCCAGCCAGATGCCCTGCCGGGTCAGGGGCACATCCTTCCCCAGCAAGGTGAGGTTCAGATGCGCTCCAGGTCTAAGAACAAACGTTAACCATTAACCCAGTTGCAAAGCGATTCATCTGCAGCTACTGGTCAACCTTCCTGATTCTCCCCAAGACACCAAGCATGCCTTCCACCCAGCTGTGCCTTGAATTTCTGCCTTGACCTTTGAAAGGAAACCTGATAGCTGGTAAGATTCGGCCTGGAAGCCATATGAGCAGAGATGAGCAGGACGGGTGGCGGGGGAGGGAGAGCCGTGGGTCCAGGGCCGCCGAGGGCCCAACTGCAGTTGGCTCTGAGCTCCCAGACCTGGGGAGCCCAGGGCTTTTTAGAGCAACTCTTCTGTGCTTACGGCCCAGGGTGTTTTTCTCAAAGGTGACTTTTGGCCTGTGGTCCTGAGGAAGGGAAGAGTTACCTGGAGGAGAGTGAGGTGAAACCGACAAAAATAAGCAGGATTTGAACTCGGACTCCACTGCCCGCCACCGACACCACGACTCCTCTCCTCCAACATCCCAGGGTGAGGATATCGACGCTGTATCTGAAATGCTCAGCGGAAGACCGTTGGTACTCACATGGAGCTAACTAGTATTAACTTATCGTTGGTATTACTTTATCGAAGAAAAAAATTACCTCTTATAAATAAGTCCACACATAGCAAATCTTGCTCAGGACCCCCAcctggggaaacagtgggtgCAATTTCACACACCTCCTCCTGAGTGTGTGTGAGCGTGTTTGAGTTCCTATGTGGCTCTACCTACTCTACTGTGGTCACGACTCAGCACTCTCTCCAGGTCAGCACAGGCTGCACTCATGGCTGGGAACCTCAACTCTGCCCATGTGGCTCCAAGACCGGAGTCTTACTTGTCCCCCTGTTGGGAGCACTGGGTTTAGctctactttttttcttcttttttaaaacatttcaccCCATGCTCCGGTGCACATCTTTGTAAATGCATCTGTAAATAAACATCTTTGGGGACTtgcggttaagactctgcttccaatgcagagtacacaggttccatcccgggcgagggaactaagatcacacacacacacacgataacTTTGTATACATGGATATTTCTCTAGGGAGCTACAGAGAAACTAGAAGTATTGGTCTTGCTCACTTAAATTTTAGTAGATATTGCCAAACTGCCATCCACTGTACCAATTTTCATAAACAGGTAACAACGAACACAGTTAAGACAAGAGACAGcatgaaaaagatatatatggatatacatatacaaaacAAAGGATCAATGTCCAAAATACATAAGTGACTCCTATGAAtccaggaaaaaatttttttaattttaaaatttaagtttgaaCAGGTCACAGAAGACAGGCATTCAACCTCACTGGCAATTAGCAATGAATGCAACATAAAACAACAGCACCTTGTAGTCtcagacggagaaggcgatggcaccccactccagcgctcttgcctggaaaaccccatggatggaggagcctggtgcgctgcagtccatggggttgctgagggtcggacaggactgagcgacttcactttcacttttcactttcatgcgttggagaaggaaatggcaacccactccagtgttcttgcctggagaatcccagggacgggggagcccggtgggctgccgtctctggggtcgcacagagtcggacacgactgaagcaacttagcagcagcagtctctcagACAGTTAACATGAATGGAATTATGGTATAGATGCAGGTGCGGGTCAGGTTTTCGGGAGGTGGGAGCTCAAATGCTGTCTGCAAGGCTCTGGGCGCCCCCTCAGTGCTCCTCAGATCTTCACTTGTCTCATCCCCACAGGGACCCCACCACAGTCACTCCTACCTGAGCGATGGAGACACGGGATACAGCAGGTACCGTGACTTGTACCGAGGTCGCCTGGCTACAAAGCAGCTGTTCATGTGTCCCGTATTCCATAGCTTCTTCTCATGCTTACATAGATTTATATTTTCAGATTTGGGTCTTAActccaaatttatttttgtgcagGGGATGAGGTAAGGctgtaactttattttttctaaatggaTAGATGTTTCCACACGAGCTAATTTAGAATACGATCATCTGTCCAGGCGACAACCCTGGCAGCCCCCGCAAGCTGAATTCCCTCGCTTCGAGGGGTCAGAACGTGGCTCTGCCGGTCCTTCGGCCTCAGGCTCTCACCCTGCGGCTCAGGTGCTGTCCAGGCGGGGGCTGGGAGAGCTGTCCGAGTCCTCAGTGCGCTGCTGAGACAGGAGGCGGCGACTCAGCTGGCCAGCAGGTCCCGCAGGTCGCTGTTGCCAGGCAGCAGGTCGCAGGCGAGCCGGGACTTCCGGTCCCGCACGGCCTTCAGGGCTGGGCTGTGCTGCAGCAGGAGGGAGCAGATGTCCACGTGACCCTTCTCGGCAGCCTGCGGGGAGAGGAGCCCGATCAAAAGCTGAACCCCACTGCGCCCCGCTCTTTCTTGCTCTACGTCTGGGGCTCTTTAGGTCCTAAAACAGGTCTTGCTGGCTGGCTGAGCAGATTTCCCTTGACTCTGGCCAATGATGCGTGTGCAGGGCGGTGGGGCGCCCTGGTGCCGCTCGGGCAGTCGGCTTGAGCTTTCCCTCCTGCGCCCTTTGCTCAGGGGCCATGCTTCTTTGCTGAAGCCTGCACATTAACGACAAGTACAGAGGACGTCCCtggcatccagtggttaagactctgcacttacactgcagagggtgcaggttcaatccctggtccagaaaaattccacgtgccacagggaTCTGGCAAGGaaccaagatcctacatgctgccaGGTGCAgccaaagaggggaaaaaagaaagaacaagtaCAGTGGACCACAacctcagtggtccagtggctgagaatctgcccgccaatgcaggggacacaggcttaatccctggtccaggatatcccacatgccacaggacaactgAGCCCACATACCTAGAG
Proteins encoded in this region:
- the ANKRD23 gene encoding ankyrin repeat domain-containing protein 23 isoform X2, which translates into the protein MNFSIQQLVSGERVERTKLECGHGVPDPGGGLRSWRLGPQEAEARERQKLDEEKRRRLERFNSSRTNLENLADLEKLVQRRKEKRLKRRVPPKAPQPEVKPQPQAQLEPVGLEVFLKAAAENQEALIDKYLADGGDPNAHDKLHRTALHWACLKGHCELVNKLLEAGAAVDTRDLLDRTPVFWACRRGHLDILKQLLNWGAQVNARDKIWSTPLHVAVRTGHCDCLDHLIACGARIDAQDKEGDTALHEAVRHGRYRAMKLLLLYGAGLGVHNAASVTPVQLARDWQRGIQEALQAHVRHTRTRC
- the ANKRD23 gene encoding ankyrin repeat domain-containing protein 23 isoform X1, translated to MNFSIQQLDRVGSSQLPSWVSDDAVGGESQQGAGGPPRHSAQVQVSGERVERTKLECGHGVPDPGGGLRSWRLGPQEAEARERQKLDEEKRRRLERFNSSRTNLENLADLEKLVQRRKEKRLKRRVPPKAPQPEVKPQPQAQLEPVGLEVFLKAAAENQEALIDKYLADGGDPNAHDKLHRTALHWACLKGHCELVNKLLEAGAAVDTRDLLDRTPVFWACRRGHLDILKQLLNWGAQVNARDKIWSTPLHVAVRTGHCDCLDHLIACGARIDAQDKEGDTALHEAVRHGRYRAMKLLLLYGAGLGVHNAASVTPVQLARDWQRGIQEALQAHVRHTRTRC
- the ANKRD23 gene encoding ankyrin repeat domain-containing protein 23 isoform X3, whose protein sequence is MLEERSRGVGGGQWSPSSNPAYFCRFHLTLLQVSGERVERTKLECGHGVPDPGGGLRSWRLGPQEAEARERQKLDEEKRRRLERFNSSRTNLENLADLEKLVQRRKEKRLKRRVPPKAPQPEVKPQPQAQLEPVGLEVFLKAAAENQEALIDKYLADGGDPNAHDKLHRTALHWACLKGHCELVNKLLEAGAAVDTRDLLDRTPVFWACRRGHLDILKQLLNWGAQVNARDKIWSTPLHVAVRTGHCDCLDHLIACGARIDAQDKEGDTALHEAVRHGRYRAMKLLLLYGAGLGVHNAASVTPVQLARDWQRGIQEALQAHVRHTRTRC